A single genomic interval of uncultured Pseudodesulfovibrio sp. harbors:
- a CDS encoding amino acid permease: protein MEKLQKKYGFWTATAMVVGIVIGSGVFFKADDVLKASGGSLSTALLAWLIGGSIMVVTAYVFSKIATRIEKVNGVVDYFEQAYGQKAGYMVGWFMTFIYYPTLVAVLAWVSANYTVGLFGLESGLWPISFVYLTGFFLLNYFSPVLAGKWQVTSTVVKLIPLGLVAIVGGFAGLMNGQTLANFTQTAQTVADSGGGLAVATLSTAFAYEGWIIATVINAELKDAKKTLPRALVVGTIAVVTIYMLYYLGISGVLTNDQVLAAGDAAPVEVIALIFSQLSGTILTVFVVISCLGTLNGLIMGSARGMFSIASRDMGPRPDLFKKVNPLTNCTTCSAMLGYVLSCMWLVVWYGNFAGWWGQFMDISELPIAFLYVIYISIYIWVMKTFTDLNGFSRFVCPALAGIGSIYIIWGAIQKDMFMHFLVVSLIILGLGVVLMRNGRK, encoded by the coding sequence ATGGAAAAACTACAAAAGAAATATGGATTCTGGACTGCTACCGCCATGGTCGTGGGGATCGTGATCGGTTCGGGAGTCTTCTTCAAAGCCGATGACGTGCTCAAGGCTTCGGGCGGCAGTCTGTCTACCGCGCTTCTCGCATGGCTCATCGGTGGTTCGATCATGGTCGTTACCGCATACGTCTTTTCAAAAATCGCCACCCGTATCGAAAAGGTCAACGGCGTGGTGGACTACTTCGAACAGGCATACGGACAGAAAGCCGGTTACATGGTCGGCTGGTTCATGACCTTCATCTACTACCCGACTCTCGTGGCTGTTCTGGCCTGGGTCTCCGCCAACTACACCGTCGGCCTGTTCGGCCTTGAAAGCGGCCTGTGGCCCATCTCGTTCGTCTACCTGACAGGATTCTTCCTGCTCAACTATTTTTCTCCGGTACTGGCAGGAAAGTGGCAGGTCACGTCCACCGTGGTCAAACTGATCCCTCTGGGTCTCGTGGCCATTGTCGGCGGCTTTGCCGGACTCATGAACGGCCAGACGCTGGCAAACTTCACCCAGACCGCCCAGACCGTGGCAGACAGCGGAGGCGGCCTCGCAGTAGCCACCCTGTCCACCGCATTTGCCTATGAAGGCTGGATCATCGCCACCGTCATCAACGCGGAGCTCAAGGATGCCAAGAAGACCCTGCCGCGCGCGCTCGTGGTCGGCACCATCGCCGTCGTCACCATCTACATGCTGTACTATCTCGGCATTTCCGGCGTCCTGACCAACGATCAGGTTCTCGCCGCAGGCGACGCTGCCCCGGTTGAAGTCATCGCCCTGATCTTCAGCCAGTTGAGCGGCACCATCCTGACCGTTTTCGTCGTCATCTCCTGCCTCGGCACGCTGAACGGCCTCATCATGGGTTCCGCCCGAGGCATGTTCTCCATCGCTTCCCGTGACATGGGACCGCGTCCCGACCTCTTCAAGAAGGTCAATCCCCTGACCAACTGCACCACCTGTTCCGCCATGCTGGGCTATGTTCTCTCCTGCATGTGGCTCGTGGTCTGGTACGGCAACTTCGCGGGCTGGTGGGGACAGTTCATGGATATCTCCGAACTGCCCATCGCGTTCCTGTACGTGATCTACATCTCCATCTACATCTGGGTGATGAAGACATTCACCGACCTGAACGGTTTCAGCCGCTTCGTCTGTCCGGCCCTCGCCGGTATCGGCTCCATCTACATCATCTGGGGCGCCATCCAGAAAGACATGTTCATGCACTTTCTCGTGGTTTCCCTCATCATTCTGGGCCTCGGCGTCGTGCTCATGAGAAACGGTCGCAAATAG
- a CDS encoding FecR domain-containing protein — translation MAEIIGEITILHGKALAEGPDGVRPLSVGSPVHTGEMITTGSGGALEIKFIDGALLSQGPDATVALDEYVFDPEADTGEMTLNLVQGTFRSVTGQIVDMNPEGFQIDTPMATIGIRGTTTGHGIKPGGVEQHVVLDFDNKPVVVQSVAGGPVSIITQDGMGLVARSSGLGPVRMAPLSFIDNLGQLATQALKQGPPTFQTVPDNGDEDSGQNDDGGGDDDGGEEGGEGGDGGDGGEGGEEGGEGEGEGTQGGPGLVLAPDIMAFARDLGPALTPPAHLIPGQGLPQGQEPVGRVIQGLPQQPVPDPQDVEKEIVQKFSQDLLDLSTKTSPMVVNLADSTPYYMVEERPETKTPVDPSVVNVLGAQTATNDITGNSADNMLTGGDLDDVISGLCGNDTVFSSGGSDELNGGNDFDYVSYYNEEHGVTVTLADGTATKHGMKVDSLTDFEGVYGSNEDDNITGNAQANALHGNGGNDVIRGNGGLDTMTGGEGDDVFAFDTTPVTLGTMISGDDGSDTLQFEDTLDATNFYGVIGIEGIHFSSPGTEVTLEARDFPELLLGNSLSLSVDSGGSQEFLTFNVTNTDGELVNLTGLTDGEYWEATDQVKVVGNDGDDVIHGSNLHDSISGGDGDDLIKGYGSNDVIHGGAGKDILDGGDGDDTVWGDAGNDIIQGSAGNDVFKGNDGTDILTFAHLDSAQGHTGVNVNMGANTVSNDGQGGSDCIYEFETIIGSDYADEITTTNAAASVISAGGGADKIIGKGKADVVSGGAGNDTFNITQSIISAELHGFDGGDDADTLLVNGGTAGIQAHNMFLTDVENIEISDANTEVGMSADALAGQTLNINIVETSNILELAANPSGGEADFSHFSLSGDGKFVFTGSTTNDTVRMGENLSAQTEIWGNASDDNSADNDFLYYTDTTPTDSSELANVYRIENVVFGDATTKAAATSNLSLSTATLTVDARALTTGHTLDWDGSASDSKHLIYGGADNDTVVGSGQADTFYGGQGDDVYIVRSSISATSDHLIDGGAGSDKLLADGGTENIDAKYIFMNNVENIEVRDTSTSLMMSAGVLSGQALNVHLDESSNMLKVYGTMGDDSFDFTNINLTGGGEFFIQGDHGDDTFNMGTKLTDQILIEGNVPDAVVDGNDVLRYTDTTPMDGGELAGVKEIENIIFGDAATKAAAHMNLCDSGAVLTVDARALTGSNALDWDGSSSLALQHVYGSSSADIIIGAAYADTLEGGDGGDNLRGGGGNDEIYGGAGEDLLYGDFGADSLHGGEGNDKFFFTSDDVPNNSEIYGDGGDGDRIVVLDSTGFDGVTVMESIEQLELNDGATASFCIGADHTDMHDAINGLTAIFGSGTSSVETLLLEGTENSDFINLSTAPTFDSSWGGEDVVRIDGGAGGDQITTWDHATEINGGGGDDILFGSSFVDTIDGGDDNDDITGGGGADILSGGLGNDTFVYDSSCEFGDTITDFSAGDIFDIQGDGAGIQIHSGGLEVAWFYMEATVTEGQSYGFEAKGTFIYDDSEAGHHELYFDQDGSGTDYGAVLVADVGDAVLNPGSIEITDTLP, via the coding sequence ATGGCTGAAATTATTGGTGAAATAACGATTTTGCACGGCAAGGCCCTTGCAGAGGGGCCTGATGGGGTTCGGCCTTTGTCCGTGGGAAGTCCTGTTCATACCGGTGAGATGATAACCACAGGCAGCGGTGGTGCGCTTGAAATCAAGTTCATTGACGGTGCCCTTCTTTCACAGGGACCGGACGCCACGGTCGCGCTTGATGAGTATGTTTTTGACCCGGAGGCGGACACGGGTGAGATGACCCTGAATCTGGTGCAGGGGACCTTTCGTTCGGTCACCGGCCAGATCGTGGACATGAACCCGGAAGGCTTCCAGATCGACACCCCCATGGCTACCATCGGTATCCGCGGAACCACGACAGGCCACGGTATCAAACCCGGTGGCGTGGAACAGCATGTGGTGCTTGATTTCGACAACAAACCCGTTGTGGTCCAGTCTGTCGCGGGTGGCCCCGTCAGTATCATCACGCAGGACGGCATGGGACTCGTGGCCCGTTCTTCCGGTCTCGGTCCGGTTCGAATGGCTCCTCTCAGTTTCATAGATAATCTGGGCCAGCTCGCCACGCAGGCATTGAAACAGGGGCCGCCGACTTTTCAGACTGTTCCGGACAACGGAGATGAAGATTCCGGACAGAACGATGACGGTGGCGGCGATGATGACGGTGGTGAAGAAGGTGGCGAAGGCGGTGATGGCGGCGATGGCGGTGAAGGTGGCGAAGAAGGCGGCGAAGGCGAAGGCGAAGGCACACAGGGTGGGCCTGGGCTGGTTCTGGCCCCGGATATCATGGCCTTTGCTCGCGATCTCGGTCCGGCCCTTACTCCTCCTGCCCACCTGATTCCAGGTCAGGGCCTTCCGCAAGGGCAGGAGCCCGTTGGGCGGGTTATTCAGGGATTGCCGCAGCAGCCTGTCCCCGATCCGCAGGATGTCGAAAAAGAAATTGTCCAGAAGTTCTCACAGGATCTGCTCGATTTGAGTACCAAGACCTCTCCCATGGTAGTCAATCTTGCGGATTCGACGCCATACTACATGGTAGAAGAGAGACCGGAAACGAAGACTCCTGTCGATCCCAGTGTCGTCAATGTGCTCGGCGCGCAGACTGCGACGAACGACATTACCGGCAACTCGGCGGACAACATGCTGACCGGCGGCGATCTCGACGACGTGATTTCCGGCCTTTGCGGCAACGATACGGTCTTTTCCAGCGGAGGCTCGGACGAACTCAACGGCGGGAATGATTTTGACTACGTCTCCTACTACAACGAGGAGCATGGCGTCACTGTTACTCTGGCGGATGGAACTGCCACCAAGCACGGCATGAAAGTGGATAGCCTCACGGATTTCGAAGGGGTTTACGGTTCCAACGAGGATGACAACATTACCGGCAATGCCCAAGCCAATGCCTTGCACGGCAACGGCGGCAATGACGTTATTCGCGGCAACGGCGGACTCGACACTATGACCGGCGGCGAAGGCGATGACGTTTTCGCTTTTGATACCACTCCCGTCACGCTTGGTACGATGATCAGCGGTGATGACGGCAGCGATACCCTGCAATTTGAAGACACGCTGGATGCAACCAATTTTTACGGCGTAATCGGTATCGAGGGAATTCATTTTTCCTCTCCCGGCACGGAAGTGACTCTCGAAGCCCGGGACTTCCCCGAACTCCTGCTGGGCAACTCCCTGTCGCTCAGCGTGGACAGTGGCGGCAGTCAGGAATTTCTGACGTTCAATGTCACGAATACGGATGGCGAACTGGTCAATCTGACCGGCCTGACCGACGGGGAGTACTGGGAAGCCACGGATCAGGTCAAGGTCGTAGGCAATGACGGTGACGATGTCATCCATGGTTCGAACCTGCATGATTCCATTTCCGGCGGTGATGGTGACGACCTCATCAAGGGTTACGGCAGTAATGATGTCATCCACGGTGGTGCGGGCAAGGATATTCTGGACGGCGGTGACGGCGACGACACCGTGTGGGGCGATGCCGGTAATGACATAATCCAGGGCAGTGCCGGTAATGATGTGTTCAAGGGGAACGACGGCACTGATATCCTGACTTTTGCCCACCTTGATTCCGCGCAGGGGCATACCGGCGTCAACGTGAATATGGGTGCCAATACCGTTTCCAATGACGGTCAGGGCGGGTCGGATTGTATTTACGAATTCGAGACGATCATCGGTTCGGACTATGCCGATGAAATTACCACCACCAATGCGGCAGCCAGTGTGATTTCCGCAGGCGGCGGTGCCGACAAGATCATCGGGAAAGGCAAGGCCGACGTGGTCTCCGGCGGAGCGGGCAACGATACGTTTAACATCACCCAGTCCATCATCAGCGCTGAGCTTCATGGTTTCGACGGCGGTGATGATGCCGATACGCTGTTGGTCAACGGTGGAACCGCCGGTATTCAGGCCCACAACATGTTTCTGACTGATGTGGAAAATATTGAAATCTCGGATGCGAACACCGAGGTCGGCATGTCTGCGGACGCGCTTGCCGGACAGACCCTCAATATCAACATTGTCGAGACGAGCAATATTCTCGAGCTGGCGGCGAATCCAAGCGGCGGTGAAGCTGATTTTTCCCATTTCAGCCTGAGCGGTGACGGAAAGTTCGTTTTCACTGGCTCCACAACCAACGATACTGTCCGGATGGGTGAAAATTTGTCCGCACAGACCGAAATATGGGGCAATGCGTCGGATGATAATTCTGCCGACAATGACTTCCTCTATTATACGGACACCACCCCCACAGACAGTTCCGAACTCGCCAATGTGTACAGGATTGAAAATGTCGTGTTCGGTGATGCCACCACCAAGGCGGCGGCCACTTCCAATCTTTCGCTTAGCACCGCGACCCTGACCGTGGACGCCCGCGCCCTGACGACCGGGCACACGCTGGACTGGGACGGCAGCGCGTCGGATTCAAAACACCTCATTTACGGCGGCGCGGACAACGACACCGTTGTCGGTTCCGGTCAGGCGGACACCTTCTACGGCGGTCAGGGGGACGACGTCTACATCGTCAGGAGTTCCATCTCGGCCACTTCGGACCACCTGATCGACGGCGGGGCCGGTTCGGACAAGCTGCTTGCCGATGGGGGAACCGAGAATATCGACGCCAAATACATCTTCATGAACAATGTGGAGAACATCGAGGTCAGGGATACGAGCACCTCACTCATGATGAGTGCCGGGGTCCTGTCCGGTCAGGCCTTGAATGTCCATCTGGATGAATCGAGCAACATGCTGAAGGTGTACGGCACCATGGGTGATGATTCATTTGATTTCACGAATATCAACCTGACCGGCGGCGGGGAATTCTTCATTCAGGGCGACCACGGGGACGATACCTTCAACATGGGGACGAAGCTGACCGATCAGATATTGATCGAAGGCAACGTTCCCGATGCGGTGGTCGATGGCAACGATGTGCTTCGGTACACCGATACCACGCCCATGGACGGCGGCGAGCTTGCCGGTGTGAAAGAGATCGAGAACATCATCTTCGGCGATGCCGCCACCAAGGCTGCGGCACATATGAATCTGTGCGATTCCGGCGCGGTTCTGACGGTTGATGCACGAGCCTTGACCGGCAGCAATGCGCTTGATTGGGACGGCAGCAGTTCTCTGGCCCTTCAACATGTGTACGGCAGTTCCTCTGCGGATATTATTATAGGCGCAGCATATGCGGATACGCTGGAAGGCGGTGACGGTGGCGATAACCTCCGTGGCGGAGGAGGCAACGACGAAATTTACGGCGGTGCTGGTGAGGACCTTCTGTACGGTGATTTCGGAGCGGACAGCCTGCACGGCGGCGAAGGAAACGACAAGTTTTTCTTCACTTCGGATGACGTGCCGAACAACAGCGAGATTTATGGTGACGGCGGTGACGGCGACAGAATTGTGGTTCTGGATTCGACCGGCTTTGACGGCGTGACGGTCATGGAGTCCATTGAACAACTGGAGCTTAATGACGGGGCCACGGCAAGTTTCTGCATAGGGGCGGACCATACGGACATGCACGATGCGATCAACGGATTGACCGCCATTTTCGGTTCCGGGACCAGTTCTGTTGAAACGCTGCTACTGGAAGGGACGGAGAACAGCGATTTTATCAATCTCTCGACCGCGCCGACCTTTGACTCCTCATGGGGGGGCGAGGACGTCGTGAGAATCGACGGCGGTGCCGGCGGCGACCAGATCACCACATGGGACCACGCGACCGAGATCAACGGCGGTGGCGGGGATGACATCCTCTTCGGCAGCAGCTTTGTCGATACCATTGACGGCGGGGATGACAACGATGACATCACCGGCGGCGGTGGAGCCGATATCCTGAGCGGCGGACTTGGAAACGACACCTTCGTTTACGACTCAAGTTGCGAATTCGGCGATACGATTACGGATTTCAGCGCCGGAGACATCTTTGACATTCAGGGCGACGGTGCCGGTATCCAGATCCATTCCGGCGGTCTGGAGGTTGCTTGGTTCTATATGGAAGCCACGGTGACCGAGGGGCAGAGTTACGGTTTCGAGGCCAAGGGTACCTTCATCTACGACGATTCGGAAGCAGGGCATCATGAACTGTACTTTGATCAGGACGGCAGTGGCACCGACTACGGTGCCGTGCTTGTTGCCGATGTCGGTGATGCGGTCTTGAATCCCGGGAGCATTGAAATCACGGACACGCTTCCATAA